A DNA window from Bos mutus isolate GX-2022 chromosome 11, NWIPB_WYAK_1.1, whole genome shotgun sequence contains the following coding sequences:
- the LOC138989893 gene encoding LOW QUALITY PROTEIN: cold shock domain-containing protein E1-like (The sequence of the model RefSeq protein was modified relative to this genomic sequence to represent the inferred CDS: deleted 1 base in 1 codon), with protein MSFDPNLLHNNGHNGYPNGTSAALRETGVIEKLLTSYGFIQCSERQARLFFHCSQYNGNLQDLKVGDDVEFEVSSDRRTGKPIAVKLVKIKQEILPEKMINGQEVFYLTYTPEDVEGNVQLETGDKINFVIDNNLHTGAVSARNIMLLKKKQARYQGVVCAMKEAFGFIERGDIVKEIFFHCSEFKGDLESLQPGDDVEFTIKDRNGKEVATDVRLLPQGTVIFEDISIEHFEGTVTKVIPKVPSKNQNDPLPGRIKVDFVIPKELPFGDKDTKSKVTLLEGDHVRFNISTDRRDKLERATNIEVLSNTFQFTNEARERGVIAAMRDGFGFIKCVDHDARMFFHFSEILDGNQLHIADEVEFTVVPDMLSAQRNHAIRIKKLPKGMVSFHSHSYHRFLGTVEKEATFSNPKTTSPNKGKEKEAEDGIIAYDDCGVKLTIAFQAKDVEGSTSPQIGDKVEFSISDKQRPGQQIATCVRLLGRNSNSKRLLGYVATLKDNFGFIETANHDKEIFFHYSEFSGDVDSLELGDMVEYSLSKGKGNKVSAEKVNKTHSVNGITEEADPTIYSGKVIRPLRSVDPTQNEYQGMIEIVDEGDMKGEVYPFGIVGMANKGDCLQKGESVKFQLCVLGQNAQTMAYNITPLRRATVECVKDQFGFINYEVGDSKKLFFHVKEVQDGIELQAGDEVEFSVILNQRTGKCSACNVWRVCEGPKAVAAPRPDRLVNRLKNITLDDASAPRLMVLRQPRGPDNSMGFGAERKIRQAGAID; from the exons ATGAGCTTTGATCCAAACCTTCTCCACAACAATGGACATAATGGGTACCCCAATGGTACTTCAGCAGCACTGCGTGAGACTGGGGTTATTGAAAAACTGCTAACCTCTTATGGATTTATTCAGTGTTCAGAACGGCAAGCTAGACTTTTCTTCCACTGTTCACAGTATAATGGCAACCTGCAGGACTTAAAAGTAGGAGATGATGTTGAATTTGAAGTATCATCTGACCGGCGGACTGGGAAACCCATAGCTGTTAAACTGGTGAAGATAAAACAGGAAATCCTCCctgaaaaaatg attaatggaCAAGAAGTGTTTTATCTGACTTACACCCCTGAAGACGTTGAAGGGAATGTTCAGCTGGAAACTGgagataaaataaactttgtaaTTGATAACAA TTTACATACTGGTGCTGTAAGTGCTCGTAATATTATGCTGTTGAAAAAGAAACAAGCTCGCTATCAGGGAGTAGTTTGTGCCATGAAAGAGGCGTTTGGCTTTATTGAAAGAGGCGATATTGTAAAGGAGATATTCTTTCACTGTAGTGAATTTAAGGGTGACTTAGAATCCTTACAGCCTGGAGATGACGTGGAATTCACAATCAAGGACCGAAATGGTAAAGAAGTTGCAACAGATGTCAGACTGTTGCCTCAAGGAACAGTCATTTTTGAAGATATCAGCATTGAACATTTTGAAGGAACTGTAACCAAAGTCATCCCCAAAGTACCCAGTAAAAACCAGAATGACCCATTGCCAGGACGCATCAAAGTTGATTTTGTGATTCCTAAAGAACTTCCCTTTGGAGACAAAGATACAAAATCCAAGGTGACCCTGTTGGAAGGTGACCACGTTAGGTTTAATATTTCAACAGACCGTCGTGACAAATTAGAACGAGCAACCAACATAGAAGTTCTATCAAATACATTTCAGTTCACTAATGAAGCCAGAGAGAGGGGTGTAATTGCTGCCATGAGAGATGGTTTTGGTTTCATCAAGTGTGTGGATCATGATGCTCGTATGTTCTTCCACTTCAGTGAAATTCTGGATGGGAACCAGCTTCATATTGCAGATGAAGTAGAGTTTACTGTGGTTCCTGATATGCTCTCTGCCCAAAGAAATCATGCTATTAGGATTAAAAAACTTCCCAAGGGCATGGTTTCATTCCACTCCCATTCATATCATCGTTTTCTGGGCACTGTAGAAAAAGAGGCCACTTTTTCGAATCCTAAAACCACTAGCCCaaataaaggcaaagaaaaggagGCTGAGGATGGCATTATTGCTTATGATGATTGTGGGGTGAAATTGACTATTGCTTTTCAAGCCAAGGATGTGGAAGGATCTACTTCTCCTCAAATAGGAGACAAGGTTGAATTTAGTATTAGTGACAAACAGAGGCCTGGACAGCAGATTGCAACTTGTGTGCGACTCTTAGGTCGTAATTCGAACTCCAAGAGGCTCTTGGGTTATGTGGCAactttgaaggataattttggaTTTATTGAAACAGCCAATCATGATAAGGAAATCTTTTTCCATTACAGTGAGTTCTCTGGTGATGTTGATAGCCTGGAACTGGGGGACATGGTCGAGTACAGCTTGTCCAAAGGAAAAGGCAACAAAGTCAGTGCagaaaaagtgaacaaaacaCACTCAGTGAATGGCATTACTGAGGAAGCTGATCCCACCATCTACTCTGGTAAAGTCATTCGCCCCTTGAGGAGTGTTGATCCAACACAGAATGAGTACCAAGGAATGATTGAGATTGTGGACGAAGGGGATATGAAAGGTGAAGTCTATCCATTTGGCATAGTTGGGATGGCCAACAAAGGGGATTGCCTACAGAAAGGGGAGAGTGTCAAGTTCCAGTTGTGTGTCCTGGGCCAAAACGCACAGACTATGGCCTACAACATCACACCCCTGCGTAGGGCTACAGTGGAGTGTGTGAAAGATCAGTTTGGCTTCATTAACTATGAAGTAGGAGATAGCAAGAAGCTCTTTTTCCATGTGAAAGAAGTTCAGGATGGCATTGAGCTACAGGCAGGAGATGAGGTGGAATTCTCAGTGATTCTTAATCAGCGCACTGGCAAGTGCAGTGCTTGTAATGTTTGGCGAGTCTGCGAGGGCCCCAAGGCTGTTGCAGCTCCACGACCTGATAGGCTGGTCAATCGCTTGAAGAATATCACCCTGGATGATGCCAGTGCTCCTCGCCTAATGGTTCTTCGTCAGCCAAGGGGACCAGATAACTCAATGGGATTTGGTGCAGAAAGAAAGATCCGTCAAGCTGGTGCGATTGACTAA